In one window of Actinomycetes bacterium DNA:
- a CDS encoding DUF6529 family protein — MTPARAVPQPAGRLAVAGALALVVAVALYAFGRTHTPSYTMGLFGQHGVAVNRLKAELATGMLGLALAQLTLALWMYRRLPGAGAAPPTVPVLHRVGGASLFLLSLPVAVHCMFAYGVQLGDLRVAVHSVAGCFFYGAFAAKVLIVRSRRLPGWALPVAGGLLVTLIVFMWYSSALWYFDGSRLPLP, encoded by the coding sequence ATGACGCCGGCCCGCGCCGTACCGCAGCCCGCCGGCCGCCTGGCGGTGGCCGGCGCGCTGGCGTTGGTCGTGGCGGTGGCGCTGTACGCCTTCGGCCGGACGCACACCCCAAGCTACACGATGGGCCTGTTCGGCCAGCACGGCGTCGCGGTCAACCGCCTCAAGGCGGAGCTTGCGACGGGGATGCTGGGGCTGGCCCTGGCCCAGCTCACGCTGGCGCTGTGGATGTACCGGCGGCTCCCCGGGGCCGGCGCGGCGCCGCCGACGGTGCCGGTGCTGCATCGCGTCGGCGGCGCGAGCTTGTTCCTGCTCTCGTTGCCCGTCGCCGTGCACTGCATGTTCGCCTACGGCGTGCAGTTGGGCGACCTACGGGTGGCGGTGCACTCGGTGGCCGGTTGCTTCTTCTACGGCGCGTTCGCGGCGAAGGTGCTGATCGTGCGGAGCCGTCGGCTGCCGGGCTGGGCGCTGCCGGTCGCAGGCGGCCTGCTCGTCACCCTGATCGTGTTCATGTGGTACTCGAGCGCGCTGTGGTACTTCGACGGCTCCCGCCTGCCCCTGCCGTGA